One Rattus rattus isolate New Zealand chromosome 12, Rrattus_CSIRO_v1, whole genome shotgun sequence genomic window carries:
- the Mlnr gene encoding LOW QUALITY PROTEIN: motilin receptor (The sequence of the model RefSeq protein was modified relative to this genomic sequence to represent the inferred CDS: inserted 3 bases in 3 codons; substituted 2 bases at 2 genomic stop codons), with product MLERANPAVPKLQDLLDTEKQQDNRRTPDGSPSACPGTAAFCDERHCSAFSLQMLMXVTAVCLCXVSSNIVTLLLIGHYRDVWTTTNLYLGSMALMGLPFDLSRLWRSRSWVFGPLLCCLSLYLGEGCFYATLLHKTSLSXYLAIWCPLXTPGFVIQRSVRALVASVVALFLTASPFFFFFFFFLMGVQLYVLSWPPCRPGLKAHLASHPSLRVPQLPLKYSRTPALFLPSGTQAXSRECCPSPTQLEALWVTTAYFFLPFLCLSVLYWLTGREPWKSRVPRTKAQKERGLRQTVQVLNLFRSTVGATAKIFQSHRNPGQITGGSPVSVGSLHHHCLPHCSPRQMLRKAARSIFFLRSSPNQITNPKDANETSCMKHSPGELTRDLRNSHTRRTPLHHLEKATVGNLLDDCRIAEI from the exons ATGCTTGAAAGGGCCAAtcctgctgttccaaagctgcaggatctccttGACACAGAGAAGCAACAGGATAACAGGAGGACTCCTGATG GGAGCCCATCAGCATGCCCTGGAACAGCAGCGTTCTGTGATGAGCGCCACTGCTCTGCGTTCTCCTTGCAGATGCTTATGTAGGTGACTGCGGTGTGCCTCT CTGTAAGCAGCAACATCGTGACCTTGCTGCTGATCGGGCACTACCGGGACGTGTGGACCACCACCAACCTGTATCTGGGCAGCATGGCGTTAATGGGGCTCCCGTTCGACCTGTCCCGCCTGTGGCGCTCGAGGTCGTGGGTGTTCGGGCCGCTCCTctgctgcctgtctctctacTTGGGAGAGGGCTGCTTCTATGCCACGCTGCTGCATAAGACCTCACTCA TCTACCTGGCAATCTGGTGCCCGCTGTGAACGCCAGGCTTTGTCATCCAGCGCTCTGTCCGCGCACTCGTTGCCTCGGTTGTGGCGCTATTCTTAACtgcctcccccttttttttttttttttttttttttctgatgggcGTCCAGTTATATGTCCTCTCTTGGCCTCCCTGCCGACCTGGACTTAAAGCACACTTGGCAAGTCACCCCTCACTCCGGGTCCCACAGCTTCCACTTAAGTACTCGAGGACACCAGCGCTGTTCCTGCCATCTGGAACCCAGG GAAGTCGCGAGTGCTGTCCGAGCCCCACTCAGCTAGAGGCGCTGTGGGTCACCACCGCCtacttcttcctgcctttcctgtGCCTCAGTGTCCTCTATTGGCTCACCGGGCGCGAGCCGTGGAAGAGCCGGGTTCCCAGGACCAAGGCGCAGAAGGAAAGGGGTCTCAGGCAGACAGTCCAGGTCCTAA ATTTGTTTCGCAGTACCGTGGGGGCAACAGCGAAGATTTTCCAAAGTCACCGCAATCCAGGACAGATAACTGGGGGCTCTCCCGTCTCTGTTGG AtccctgcaccaccactgcctgcccCACTGCAGCCCAAGGCAGATGCTGAGAAAGGCTGCCCGCAGCATCTTCTTCCTCCGTTCATCACCGAATCAGATCACCAACCCCAAGGATGCCAATGAAACCTCCTGTATGAAGCACAGCCCGGGAGAACTGACAAGAGATCTTCGGAATTCTCATACTAGAAGGACGCCCCTGCACCATCTAGAAAAGGCCACTGTGGGGAACCTTCTGGATGATTGTAGAATAGCAGAGATATAG